CATTCTTCACCTTTCATAATACGCTGgtgatctagtaagtaaaatattcCTCTGAGTTCTGTGAACTGCTCTAGCAAATGAACCAAACCCAAGGACGGGGCTGTGGGAACCTCTAGTCCTACAGAAGTTTGATGACAACCGGGACTTTCCATCGGCCTCTGCAGGGTCGGGGTAGCAGTCTTGTAGGACAAAggtcttatcttttctttttaattttttaaaagattttatttatttatttattttagagagggaagggagggagatagagagagagagagaaacatcaatgtgtggttgctgggggtcatggcctgcaacccaggaatgtaccctggctgggaatcgaacctgggacactttggttcccagcccgagctcaatccactgagctacgccagccagattttgtttacttacttttagaggggaagggaaggagacagagagggagagaaccatccttgtgtgagagagaaacagctgcctcttgcatgcctccacctgaggacctggccccgcaacccaggcatgtgccctgactgggaatcgaaccagcaaccttttggtttgcaggccggtgtgCAAGttgctgagccacactagctagggctcaGCGTTCTTATCTTAACCTGTGTGGTCTGACACTATCTCCAGGTactatctccaggtagatagtgtctgGACTGAGTCCACTGCTTGGTTGAGTAGCAAAAAAACACACCTGGGAGTTGGCGGCAGAGTCAGAATACCCTCCACCACCCCTGCAAAGTCCCTTTCTGGGGATTAGGGCGTGGATATCTTTGGGGGCCATTCTTCAACCATAAGTAGTTACTTCTTATTCACACTAGTAATATTGTTTCCGTTTAATAAAGcaatatgaattttctttttgaaatgtttttcttttccagtaaaAGCAGTTGGTTTGACTTAAAGGATGCTACACAGGGTGCCCTCcccaaattcacattttaaaacctGACcctcaatgtgatggtattagcaggcttgcggggggggggggtctttcagggtgattaggtcatgaggggggaacccttataaaagagaccccagagaggtGCCTTGCCCCAGAAAACAAGACAGCTACCTCTAAACCAGCAAGCAGGTCTCACCAGAAAACAAACCTGCAGACACCTTCCCCTGGGACTTCCCAACATCCAGAACTACGAAACATACATGTTTGTTGTTTGGGGCCCCAAGGGAGGAGTTACGTAAGGAGTATTCCAGAAAGTCTTAGGTAGGGGGGAAAAAGTAACAAGACAAAACGGTGGTGCAGCCCGATGATGACTGAGGTTCGGGAAACCGAGGCCTGGAGAAGGTTCTGAGGCCGGTGCCCGGTTGGGAAGCCACTGAGGTTGGaaaaagtggtgtgtgtgtgtgtgtgtgtgtgtgtggtacaaGGCCTGCCTCCCAGAGACCCGACAGCAACCTTGTTGACATAACCTTGCGGATCAAAGTAATCCCCTTATTGCCCCAGGCCAGTTCCTGGGGCTCCGGGGGAAGGCAGTCAGGATCCGGATCCCGTAAATACAAAAGGTCTGGCCCTTGGCTAGGGAACTGCATTCTGGAACAAGCTGCCCAAAGCCGCTCCTCCTGCCTTAACACTCCACCACGCTGGACCAGGTGCGGTGGCAGCAGCCATGGCCTCATCAGACCACCTCAGGGACCAGAGGGCCAGCCCCGGAATCATGGGGCTTGAGACAGATCCGGACACCAGTTCAGGTAAGAGATGGCGGAGGATGCCTCTTGCCCTGGAGAAGGGCCTGCTGGGAGGGGCCGAGGGCGGCTACCCTCCCTGGGGGGCTGCCGGGATTCTCAGGCCAGGGGAGGACtccacttttatttcttgttttaaacaATCTAACAGAACATAAGCTTCCTCCCGAGCCTGTGTGGTGGTGGAGAGCACGTCGTTAAGGGAATGGATGTGTTTATTATTAGGGGAACTCGAAAAGTTACCTTTTTAAGAGCAGCGGCTTTAGCTTCAGGGAGGCCCACTCCAGCGCTTGCTTCACTGATAAACAAACTGACGCATCGGCTCTTCTCCCTGGACTAGGCTCTGAGCCGGGCGGGGAGGACAGAGCAGAGACCCCCAGGGCGGAAATGACCAGGAACTGGTGGTGTTTTCTGAGGTTCTGGTGTCacgtggggagggggagagcagcATGATGCTCCCCGAGGCCCCTCATGTCTGCTTAAGCCCAGCCTCAGTCTTCTAATCTGTTGCAGGGGGCTGGGGCTTTCCTCCTGTTTGAGGCCCTCGCTGCTCACAGTGAGGTCTGTGGACCAGCAGCGCCAGCATCTCCCTGGAGCTTGTCGGAaacgcgcccccccccccccccccccgtactGGAACCTGCAGGGTGGCAAGGCGCTGGGCCCTCCGTGTGCACCCCAAGGACGaggagctctgagccaggggtcCTGGGCTCCTGGGGCGCAGATGGCCAATTGGAGGGAAGCAGGGTTTAAAGCCAGGCCTCTCTGGTGCTGAAGTCCACGCCCCCACGGTTTCCATCTGTGTGTGTCCACTTACGCACTGGTAAAACCTCGGGGAGTGAATCACCAAGTGAATTAATAACAGAACCATGTGGACTGTCGTGCTAACGCGAACCTTCggccttctccttccttctaggGGGGAAGCCAGCCCGCCGTCTAAAGGCTGTCCCCACAGCTCACCTGACTTTCGTCATCGACTGTGCCCGTGGGAAACCTCTCTCGCTGGCAGCTCCCCCGGCGCCGGCGCCTCAGGCCCCTGGTCCCAACCCAGGACCCGTCACCCCTCCCATGAAGACTTACCTCTTGTTCTGTGGGCACAGCCGGTCCCAGCTGATTCAGGAGGCCCCCTTGGGTGGGGAGCACCTTGCCCAGGCCAGGGGCACCCTGCCACCCCGCAGAGGGACTGTGACCTCAGCTTTCTCCTCAGTCAGCCCGCTGAGGTCCCAGGAGCCTCCTGAAGCCAAGGGGAGCCCCCCAAAGATGGGGCCCACTCGGTCTTCGGCTTGGAAAATAGTCATGGGCGCGCTCAAAGCTTTCTTCTCCTGTGTCTGTGGGCGGGCAGACTGACCGGAAGAGCCTGATCGTGGGGCGAGGGGGCTGGCACCTCAGGCTCGAGTGTCCAGGGGCTGCCCTTCCCAGGGCCCACGGCCTCTTTGCCAGGCTCTGCCAAATGCCAGGGAAAATACCACCGCTTTCCTGGGGCTTGTACCCCTGGAGTGGGGGGAGAGGCGGGAAGAAGGTTaaacaaccaaataaataaagatgattttGAGCAGTGACAAGGCGAGCTCTGTGTAGACACTGAGACACGGTACCAGGGTGGACAGGGATGGGGGCGAAGGGCTTTTCTGATGTGGTGGCtggggaaggcctctctgagtgGGTAGCAACAGAAGTatgatctgccctggctggtgtggctcagtggatggagcactggcctgcgggaaccaaagggttgccggttcagtccccagtcagggcacatgcctgggttgtgggccaggtccccagagaagggtgtgcaagaggcaaccacatatggatgtttctctccatctttctccctcccttcccctctctctaaaaataaaaaagaaataaacaatctttttaaaaataaagaaaggatgATCTGAAAGGCAAGAAGGAGCCAAGCTCTGTGAACCACCGTCACCCAGGGCCATGGGGCAGAGCAGACCGCGTGGGGCCAGCACGCCCCAGCAC
This Phyllostomus discolor isolate MPI-MPIP mPhyDis1 chromosome 5, mPhyDis1.pri.v3, whole genome shotgun sequence DNA region includes the following protein-coding sequences:
- the LOC114496136 gene encoding steroid receptor-associated and regulated protein, yielding MASSDHLRDQRASPGIMGLETDPDTSSGGKPARRLKAVPTAHLTFVIDCARGKPLSLAAPPAPAPQAPGPNPGPVTPPMKTYLLFCGHSRSQLIQEAPLGGEHLAQARGTLPPRRGTVTSAFSSVSPLRSQEPPEAKGSPPKMGPTRSSAWKIVMGALKAFFSCVCGRAD